A genome region from Geminicoccus roseus DSM 18922 includes the following:
- a CDS encoding LacI family DNA-binding transcriptional regulator yields MNWRRRPTMEDVAKAAGVSKATVSRVLAGIEGGWTPATAEKVRRAAIELGYVVNSLAASLRSRQSFTIGLVVADVSNPFFGGIASGVESRLSQTGYSVILGNSGNSLEREKALVKVLVEKQIDGLITATSAAAADHLREAQDRGVRVVLVDSEVPGLDADSVTIDNRAMAEMAVRHLLELGHRRIAIVTGPMEATFDRQRLAGYAQALAAQGLAFDEQLVLRGDLLAHGGEQAADRFLRLQDRPTAIFATNNMMTLGVLVALTRAGIQVPGEVSLVGFDDQEWYPVCHPPLTAIANPACELGHAAADRLLTRLTAKGDGAQPQAERLVLPARLVLRASTAAGPTSGIGQVPAMHLA; encoded by the coding sequence ATGAACTGGCGCAGGCGGCCGACCATGGAGGATGTGGCCAAGGCCGCCGGAGTCTCCAAGGCCACAGTGTCGCGCGTCCTGGCGGGGATCGAGGGCGGCTGGACCCCGGCCACGGCCGAGAAGGTGCGCCGGGCCGCGATCGAACTCGGTTATGTGGTCAATTCGCTGGCGGCCAGCCTGCGCAGCCGCCAGAGCTTCACGATCGGGCTGGTGGTCGCCGACGTCTCCAACCCGTTCTTCGGCGGGATCGCCAGTGGCGTCGAGTCGCGCCTTTCCCAGACGGGTTACAGCGTCATCCTGGGCAACAGCGGCAACTCGCTGGAACGCGAAAAGGCGCTGGTGAAGGTGCTGGTGGAAAAGCAGATCGACGGACTGATCACCGCGACCTCGGCTGCGGCTGCGGATCACCTACGGGAGGCGCAGGATCGTGGCGTGCGCGTCGTCCTGGTCGATTCGGAAGTGCCCGGCCTCGATGCGGACAGCGTCACCATCGACAACCGCGCCATGGCGGAGATGGCGGTGCGCCATCTGCTGGAACTGGGCCATCGCCGCATCGCCATCGTGACCGGCCCCATGGAAGCCACCTTCGACCGGCAGCGCCTGGCGGGCTATGCCCAGGCTCTGGCCGCCCAGGGCCTGGCGTTCGACGAACAGCTGGTTCTGCGCGGCGACCTGCTGGCCCATGGAGGCGAGCAGGCGGCAGACCGGTTCCTGCGCCTGCAGGATCGTCCCACCGCCATCTTCGCCACCAACAACATGATGACCCTGGGCGTTCTGGTCGCTCTGACCAGGGCAGGAATCCAGGTTCCGGGGGAGGTCTCCCTGGTCGGGTTCGACGACCAGGAATGGTATCCCGTCTGCCACCCGCCACTCACGGCGATCGCCAATCCCGCCTGTGAGCTGGGTCATGCCGCCGCGGATCGGCTGCTGACCCGGCTGACCGCGAAGGGTGACGGAGCCCAACCGCAGGCGGAGCGTCTGGTCCTGCCAGCCCGGCTCGTGCTCCGTGCCAGCACCGCCGCCGGCCCGACCAGCGGGATCGGCCAGGTCCCCGCCATGCACCTGGCCTGA
- the hemH gene encoding ferrochelatase, with amino-acid sequence MIGQIERPSAKPAASAATGPLPPGHPPVAAPKIGVILSNLGTPDGTSYWPMRRYLSEFLSDRRVIEKPFLLWQALLQGVILTTRPSRKGKDYQTIWNTEKDEGPLKTVTRAQAEKVGALLAERYPNVVVDWGMRYASPSLPSVVERLFRQGCSRLILLPLYPQYSAATTATGCDVVFKKLLDMRWQPALRTAPPYHDHPGYITAIADSIRDHLATLDWQPDKVVMSFHGMPKEYLLRGDPYHCQCLKTARLVFSELGMTQERTMVCFQSRFGPDEWLQPYLDKTMEALPGQGVKKVAVISPGFSVDCLETLEEIEGENREIFTHAGGEKFTYIPCLNDGEAGIRLITDLVERELAGWV; translated from the coding sequence ATGATCGGGCAGATCGAGCGGCCGTCGGCCAAGCCAGCAGCCAGTGCCGCCACCGGGCCGCTGCCTCCGGGGCACCCGCCGGTCGCCGCCCCCAAGATCGGGGTGATCCTGTCCAACCTCGGCACGCCCGACGGCACCAGCTACTGGCCCATGCGCCGCTACCTTTCCGAGTTCCTGTCGGACCGGCGGGTCATCGAGAAGCCCTTCCTGCTCTGGCAGGCGCTGCTTCAGGGCGTGATCCTGACCACCCGGCCGTCGCGCAAGGGCAAGGACTACCAGACCATCTGGAACACCGAGAAGGACGAGGGACCGCTGAAGACGGTCACCCGGGCGCAGGCGGAGAAGGTCGGGGCGCTCCTGGCCGAGCGCTACCCGAACGTCGTGGTCGACTGGGGCATGCGCTATGCCAGCCCGTCGCTGCCGTCGGTGGTCGAGCGCCTGTTCCGCCAGGGCTGCTCCAGGCTGATCCTGCTGCCGCTCTACCCCCAGTACAGCGCCGCCACCACCGCCACCGGCTGCGACGTCGTGTTCAAGAAGCTGCTCGACATGCGCTGGCAGCCGGCCCTGCGCACGGCCCCGCCCTATCACGACCATCCGGGCTACATCACCGCGATCGCCGACAGCATCCGCGACCACCTGGCGACGCTGGACTGGCAGCCGGACAAGGTGGTGATGAGCTTCCATGGCATGCCCAAGGAATATTTGCTGCGGGGTGATCCCTACCACTGCCAGTGCCTGAAGACCGCGCGGCTGGTGTTCAGCGAGCTGGGCATGACCCAGGAGCGGACCATGGTCTGCTTCCAGTCGCGGTTCGGCCCGGACGAATGGCTGCAGCCCTATCTCGACAAGACCATGGAGGCGCTGCCTGGGCAGGGCGTGAAGAAGGTGGCGGTGATCTCGCCGGGCTTCTCGGTCGACTGCCTGGAGACGCTGGAGGAGATCGAGGGCGAGAACCGGGAGATCTTCACCCATGCCGGCGGCGAGAAGTTCACCTACATCCCCTGCCTGAACGACGGCGAGGCCGGGATCCGCCTGATCACCGACCTGGTCGAGCGCGAACTGGCCGGCTGGGTGTGA
- a CDS encoding AAA family ATPase produces the protein MSQRRFIVITGGPGSGKSTLIQALSARGFPHAPEVGRRIIQRQMAIDGPALPWRDRALFAETMLALEMENYLAQPAETVWFDRGVPDVIGYLRLEGLPVPPHLHEAARAYRYHRQVLICPPWPKIFRQDQERRQTASIAAATCTAMEGVYRDLGYELIEVPRVDVAERVAFVLDCGVLTS, from the coding sequence ATGTCACAGCGACGCTTCATCGTGATCACCGGCGGACCAGGGTCCGGCAAGTCGACGCTGATCCAGGCCCTGAGCGCCCGGGGATTTCCCCATGCCCCGGAGGTCGGGCGGCGGATCATCCAGCGGCAGATGGCGATCGACGGACCGGCCCTGCCCTGGCGCGACCGGGCGCTGTTCGCCGAGACCATGCTGGCCCTGGAGATGGAGAACTACCTGGCGCAGCCGGCGGAGACGGTCTGGTTCGACCGGGGCGTGCCGGACGTGATCGGCTATCTGCGGCTGGAAGGCCTGCCCGTCCCGCCACACCTGCACGAGGCGGCGCGCGCCTACCGCTATCACCGGCAGGTCCTGATCTGCCCGCCCTGGCCAAAGATCTTCCGCCAGGACCAGGAGCGACGCCAGACTGCCTCCATCGCCGCCGCCACCTGCACCGCGATGGAGGGCGTCTACCGCGACCTCGGCTACGAGCTGATCGAGGTGCCGCGGGTGGACGTCGCCGAACGGGTCGCCTTCGTGCTCGACTGCGGGGTCCTGACGAGCTGA
- a CDS encoding divergent polysaccharide deacetylase family protein, with product MRQIFDRLGRRPAVPWLAVVLVLTGMVMLAAIARSQPPVLPSGPTILVEIERSQVLPPADPPVAKVPPGQHGSRAVADAPGSGPRIAIILTGLGLDPVLARAALDLPDAVAVAWSPYSDDPLADQAPMRRAGHEIWLDLPISRGDPARFDAGPLALSPAKSDDQNLRRLRMALETVTDPAGVVMEPGAFAASPDRLGPVSAGLGELGLPLVLHGNFVRVVADAEQVAAVAADGWLEIHTVASVIDAFLEERARQARREGDVLLVVRSHPLSLDRLGRWLAKLPGEGLTLVAPSVLLRAPPDGRSLRAGIHPDKGGVARDRHGG from the coding sequence ATGCGCCAGATCTTTGACCGGCTTGGGCGGCGCCCGGCCGTCCCGTGGCTGGCTGTCGTGCTGGTGCTGACGGGGATGGTCATGTTGGCGGCGATCGCCAGGAGCCAGCCGCCGGTGCTTCCTTCTGGTCCAACCATTCTGGTGGAGATCGAGCGGAGCCAGGTGCTGCCGCCCGCGGATCCGCCGGTGGCCAAGGTCCCGCCCGGCCAACATGGATCTCGCGCCGTCGCGGACGCACCAGGGAGTGGCCCCAGGATCGCGATCATCCTGACCGGCCTGGGCCTGGATCCGGTTCTGGCGCGAGCGGCGCTGGATCTGCCGGACGCCGTGGCGGTGGCATGGTCGCCCTACAGCGACGACCCGCTGGCCGACCAAGCCCCGATGCGCCGGGCGGGGCACGAGATCTGGCTGGATCTGCCGATCTCCCGGGGTGATCCTGCCCGGTTCGATGCGGGCCCGCTGGCGCTGTCGCCGGCGAAGTCCGACGACCAGAATCTGCGGCGGCTCCGGATGGCGCTGGAGACGGTCACCGACCCGGCAGGGGTGGTGATGGAGCCCGGCGCCTTCGCCGCCAGCCCGGACCGACTAGGCCCGGTTTCCGCTGGGTTGGGGGAGCTGGGCCTTCCGCTGGTGCTCCACGGCAACTTCGTGCGCGTGGTCGCGGACGCGGAGCAGGTGGCCGCGGTCGCGGCCGATGGCTGGCTGGAGATCCACACCGTCGCCAGCGTCATCGACGCGTTCCTGGAGGAGCGTGCGAGGCAGGCGCGGCGGGAAGGTGACGTCCTGCTGGTGGTGCGGAGCCATCCGCTCAGTCTCGATCGGTTGGGGAGGTGGCTGGCCAAACTGCCGGGCGAGGGCTTGACGCTGGTGGCCCCTTCGGTGCTCCTGCGCGCGCCACCGGATGGGCGGTCGCTGCGGGCCGGGATCCACCCCGACAAGGGAGGCGTGGCGAGGGACCGACACGGGGGATGA
- a CDS encoding aminotransferase, producing MTHAPNSLAARDIAYLVHPYTNLRVHEKQGPLVITKGKGVWVEDDDGKQYLEGLAGLWCTALGFDNKRLVDAAKRQMETMPYSHQFAHRSTMPVIELGEKLLSMTPDSLTKAWFLNSGSEAIDTAIKLIWYYNNAKDRPEKKKIISRRRAYHGITLAGGHLTALEYARKGFDLPMAERFLTVTPPTWYREGMEGETEEQFTDRLAKELEDLILEHGPDTVAAFFAEPVQGAGGVIVPPDSYFPKIIPVLKKYDVLFVADEVICGFCRTGQMFGSQTYGIQPDLMTVAKQLSSAYLPIAGLLMSDEFYQTLADRSAELGTIGMGYTYGGHPVAAAVALETLKIYEEEDTLGHVQAMAPHFMQRLKAMEEHPLVGEARGVGLIGAVEIVKDKATREQFPAASKASVTVANACQPHGLILRGLPFDAVGICPPLVINEAEIDQLFDRLWSGLDDAMDKLTAAA from the coding sequence ATGACCCACGCGCCCAATTCGCTCGCCGCCCGCGATATCGCCTATCTCGTTCATCCTTACACGAACCTGCGCGTCCACGAGAAGCAGGGTCCGCTGGTGATCACCAAGGGCAAGGGCGTCTGGGTCGAGGACGATGACGGCAAGCAGTACCTGGAAGGCCTGGCCGGCCTGTGGTGCACGGCGCTGGGCTTCGACAACAAACGCCTGGTCGACGCGGCCAAGCGCCAGATGGAGACCATGCCTTATTCGCACCAGTTCGCGCACCGCTCGACCATGCCGGTGATCGAGCTGGGCGAGAAGCTGCTGTCGATGACCCCGGACAGCCTGACCAAGGCCTGGTTCCTGAACTCCGGCTCCGAGGCGATCGACACTGCGATTAAGCTGATCTGGTACTACAACAACGCCAAGGACCGGCCCGAGAAGAAGAAGATCATCAGCCGCCGGCGCGCCTATCACGGCATCACCCTGGCGGGTGGCCACCTCACCGCGCTGGAATATGCCCGCAAGGGCTTCGACCTGCCGATGGCGGAGCGCTTCCTCACCGTGACGCCGCCGACCTGGTACCGCGAGGGCATGGAGGGCGAGACCGAGGAGCAGTTCACCGACCGGCTCGCCAAGGAGCTGGAGGACCTGATCCTCGAGCATGGCCCGGACACGGTCGCCGCCTTCTTCGCCGAGCCGGTGCAGGGTGCCGGCGGCGTCATCGTCCCGCCGGACAGCTACTTCCCCAAGATCATCCCGGTCCTGAAGAAGTACGACGTCCTGTTCGTGGCCGACGAGGTGATCTGCGGGTTCTGCCGGACCGGGCAGATGTTCGGCTCGCAGACCTACGGCATCCAGCCGGACCTGATGACCGTCGCCAAGCAGCTCTCCAGCGCCTACCTGCCGATCGCCGGCCTCTTGATGAGCGACGAGTTCTACCAGACGCTGGCCGACCGCTCCGCCGAGCTCGGCACGATCGGCATGGGCTACACCTATGGCGGCCACCCGGTGGCGGCTGCGGTCGCCCTGGAAACCCTCAAGATCTACGAGGAAGAGGACACGCTCGGCCACGTGCAGGCGATGGCGCCCCACTTCATGCAGCGCCTGAAGGCGATGGAGGAGCATCCGCTGGTCGGCGAGGCGCGCGGCGTCGGCCTGATCGGTGCTGTCGAGATCGTCAAGGACAAGGCGACCCGCGAGCAGTTCCCGGCCGCCTCCAAGGCCTCGGTGACCGTGGCGAATGCCTGCCAGCCGCACGGCCTGATCCTGCGCGGCCTGCCCTTCGACGCGGTCGGCATCTGCCCGCCGCTGGTGATCAACGAGGCGGAGATCGACCAGCTGTTCGACCGGCTCTGGTCGGGCCTGGACGACGCGATGGACAAGCTGACCGCAGCGGCCTGA
- a CDS encoding RNA pyrophosphohydrolase produces the protein MDEAGTCIISATPLEGYRPCVGMLLHRPGHGLFVGRRIDTMVEAWQLPQGGIDPSETPLSCAVRELREEAGTDAATLVRESDRWRAYDLPPDLAAKSWRGRYKGQSQRWFLFRFEGSDEDINLTGHGEEAEFAEWRWAKEDEIMKLIVPFKRAIYQDVFDEFRADLG, from the coding sequence ATGGACGAAGCGGGCACCTGCATCATCTCGGCGACGCCGCTGGAAGGCTATCGTCCCTGCGTGGGCATGCTCCTGCACCGGCCGGGCCATGGCCTGTTCGTCGGCCGGCGCATCGACACCATGGTGGAGGCCTGGCAGCTGCCGCAGGGAGGCATCGACCCGAGCGAAACGCCCTTGAGCTGCGCCGTCCGGGAACTGCGGGAGGAAGCCGGGACCGACGCCGCGACCCTGGTACGGGAGAGCGACCGCTGGCGGGCCTATGACCTGCCGCCGGACCTGGCCGCCAAGTCCTGGCGGGGCCGCTACAAGGGCCAGTCGCAGCGCTGGTTCCTGTTCCGCTTCGAGGGCAGCGACGAGGACATCAACCTCACCGGCCATGGCGAGGAGGCCGAGTTCGCCGAGTGGCGCTGGGCGAAGGAGGATGAGATCATGAAGCTGATCGTGCCGTTCAAGCGCGCCATCTACCAGGACGTGTTCGACGAGTTCCGGGCCGACCTGGGCTGA
- a CDS encoding quaternary amine ABC transporter ATP-binding protein: MAQPQGRPVKLAARGVWKLFGADAAALERLGPAPDDAALERAGIVAGVVDATLDIHEGEIFVIMGLSGSGKSTLVRCLSRLVEPTRGQVLLDGQDLLRASRTELIELRRHKMGMVFQNFALLPHLSVLGNVGFPLDVQGVARAERERRAREMIELVGLSGREHDLPHQLSGGQQQRVGIARSLAVGPELWFLDEPFSALDPLIRREMQNEFLRLQAVLKKTIVFITHDFDEAIRLADRIAIMRGGRIIQTGTPEQLVLHPADAYVAEFTRDASRPKILSAGAIMRPLDAGIEVAGAIDARAKVETIAAQVEASERPFLVTRDEQPIGLIDRSLVLDVLLARESVR, from the coding sequence ATGGCACAGCCGCAGGGGCGTCCGGTGAAGCTCGCGGCGCGCGGGGTCTGGAAGCTGTTTGGCGCCGATGCGGCGGCCCTGGAGCGACTGGGCCCGGCACCGGACGACGCGGCTCTGGAACGGGCCGGAATCGTGGCCGGCGTGGTGGACGCCACGCTCGACATCCACGAGGGCGAGATCTTCGTCATCATGGGCCTGTCCGGGTCCGGCAAGTCCACCCTCGTGCGCTGCCTGTCCCGGCTGGTCGAGCCGACCCGGGGCCAGGTGCTGCTGGACGGGCAGGATCTGCTGCGTGCGAGCCGGACCGAGCTGATCGAGCTGCGCCGGCACAAGATGGGCATGGTGTTCCAGAACTTCGCCCTGCTGCCGCATCTCTCGGTGCTGGGCAACGTGGGGTTCCCTTTGGACGTGCAGGGAGTTGCGCGCGCCGAGCGGGAGCGGCGTGCCAGGGAGATGATCGAGCTGGTCGGCCTGTCCGGGCGCGAGCACGACCTTCCGCACCAGCTTTCCGGCGGGCAGCAGCAGCGCGTGGGTATCGCGCGGTCCCTCGCCGTGGGGCCGGAACTTTGGTTCCTGGACGAGCCGTTCTCGGCCCTGGACCCGCTGATCCGCCGCGAGATGCAGAACGAGTTCCTGCGCCTGCAGGCGGTCCTGAAGAAGACCATCGTCTTCATCACGCACGACTTCGACGAAGCGATCCGCCTGGCCGACCGGATCGCGATCATGCGCGGCGGCCGGATCATCCAGACCGGCACCCCGGAGCAACTGGTGCTGCACCCGGCGGACGCCTATGTCGCCGAATTCACCCGCGACGCGTCCCGGCCGAAGATCCTGTCGGCCGGCGCCATCATGCGGCCGCTCGATGCCGGGATCGAGGTGGCCGGCGCCATCGACGCCCGCGCCAAGGTCGAGACGATCGCGGCCCAGGTCGAGGCCAGCGAGCGGCCGTTCCTGGTGACGCGGGACGAGCAGCCGATTGGGCTGATCGACCGCAGCCTGGTGCTGGACGTCCTCCTGGCCCGGGAGTCGGTGCGGTGA
- a CDS encoding DeoR/GlpR family DNA-binding transcription regulator — MATLRERGRCTISDLALHLNVSDETIRRHVRALVDAGTLLRVHGAVALPLAQAEPPFSSRLSKRTEAKQRIGRAVAAEIRDGQTVMIDGGSTTAFVAEALLTRQSLTVVTNALEIARTLLGRQNHRVYLAGGEFRADIGAAVGPEALALIQQFRADVSILSIGGIDAEDGLMDFDLEEAGIARAMIARAGRTIVAADASKLGAKARVCVCDFDRIDTLVSDAPPTAAIEARLRSTGVTWINASAQEPLDRTSPDLAPLAG; from the coding sequence ATGGCGACGCTTCGGGAGCGCGGGCGCTGCACGATCAGCGACCTCGCGCTGCACCTAAACGTCTCCGACGAGACGATCCGCCGGCACGTCCGCGCCCTGGTCGACGCCGGCACCCTGCTGCGGGTGCATGGCGCGGTGGCCCTGCCCCTGGCCCAGGCCGAACCGCCCTTTTCCAGCCGGCTGAGCAAGCGCACCGAGGCGAAGCAGCGCATCGGCCGGGCGGTGGCGGCCGAGATCCGCGATGGCCAGACCGTGATGATCGATGGCGGCTCGACCACCGCCTTCGTCGCTGAGGCCTTGCTGACGCGCCAGTCGCTGACGGTGGTGACCAATGCGCTGGAGATCGCCCGCACCCTGCTCGGCCGCCAGAACCATCGGGTCTATCTCGCCGGCGGCGAGTTCCGGGCCGATATCGGGGCTGCCGTCGGTCCCGAGGCGCTGGCGCTGATCCAGCAGTTCCGCGCTGATGTATCGATCCTGTCGATCGGCGGCATCGATGCGGAAGACGGGCTGATGGATTTCGATCTTGAGGAGGCCGGCATCGCCCGGGCAATGATCGCTCGCGCCGGTCGCACCATCGTCGCGGCCGATGCGAGCAAGCTCGGCGCCAAGGCCAGGGTCTGCGTCTGCGACTTCGACCGGATCGACACGCTGGTTTCCGATGCCCCGCCGACCGCGGCCATCGAGGCGCGCCTCCGTTCCACGGGCGTCACCTGGATCAATGCGAGCGCCCAGGAGCCGCTCGACAGGACGTCACCGGACCTCGCTCCCCTCGCGGGCTGA
- a CDS encoding ABC transporter substrate-binding protein, with product MLQRLLLSAALALPTLLAVPGANAVESDDPIKLTLHDWTGQLLTTRIMGSVLQEAGYNVEYVQADYLAQFAGLKTGDLHVAMEIWETTGREAMDDATSGGQVENLGETGMQAIEEWWYPAYLKDQCPGLPDWEALADCAELFSTAETAPDGRYLGGPVTWGGFDEERVEALDLPYVVVHAGTDAALFAELESAYQRQAPILLWVYAPHWAPIKYEGEWVEFPAYEKACYEDPEWGINPDMAYDCGKPRGPIWKVAWSGVAEKWPGAHEAIKAFHVENEEMGQMIAAVDLEGQPLEAVVEEWIAANEQRWKPWIGQ from the coding sequence ATGCTCCAGCGACTGTTGTTGTCCGCCGCCCTTGCCCTGCCGACCCTGCTGGCGGTACCGGGGGCGAATGCCGTCGAATCCGATGACCCGATCAAGCTGACCCTGCACGACTGGACCGGCCAGCTCCTCACCACCCGGATCATGGGCAGCGTGCTCCAGGAGGCCGGCTACAATGTCGAGTACGTCCAGGCCGACTATCTCGCCCAGTTCGCCGGGCTGAAGACCGGCGACCTCCACGTCGCCATGGAGATCTGGGAGACGACCGGGCGGGAGGCGATGGACGACGCGACCTCCGGTGGCCAGGTCGAGAACCTGGGCGAGACCGGGATGCAGGCGATCGAGGAGTGGTGGTATCCCGCCTACCTGAAGGACCAGTGCCCGGGCCTGCCGGACTGGGAGGCGCTGGCGGACTGCGCCGAGCTGTTTTCCACCGCCGAGACCGCGCCGGACGGGCGCTACCTGGGTGGCCCAGTGACCTGGGGCGGGTTCGACGAGGAGCGGGTCGAGGCCCTGGATCTGCCTTATGTCGTGGTCCATGCCGGCACCGACGCCGCGCTGTTTGCCGAGCTGGAGAGCGCCTACCAGCGCCAGGCGCCGATCCTGCTCTGGGTCTATGCACCGCATTGGGCGCCGATCAAGTACGAGGGCGAGTGGGTCGAGTTCCCGGCCTACGAGAAGGCCTGCTACGAGGACCCGGAATGGGGCATCAACCCGGACATGGCCTATGACTGCGGCAAGCCGCGCGGGCCGATCTGGAAGGTGGCCTGGAGCGGTGTCGCCGAGAAGTGGCCGGGCGCCCACGAGGCGATCAAGGCGTTCCATGTCGAGAACGAAGAGATGGGCCAGATGATCGCCGCGGTCGACCTGGAGGGGCAGCCCCTAGAGGCGGTGGTCGAGGAATGGATCGCCGCCAACGAGCAGCGCTGGAAGCCGTGGATCGGCCAGTAG
- a CDS encoding extensin family protein, which yields MRPAGCGFATVLGAAALLLLGCAGPEPDRSAPDPDCPAKLAASGARFSPWPAAPGGACGVSMPLILEQAGPDLIPPLKTACAMAASLAGFMPEIDRLALLETGSRVTAVLTAGSWACRSMTGNAARPSLHASGRAVDITGFVLADGRRIMVERDWYTGGPPGRFLRAVGKAACRRFQVVLGPPADRHHRDHLHVDIGPWRLCQVA from the coding sequence ATGAGGCCGGCAGGGTGCGGCTTTGCGACCGTGCTCGGGGCGGCTGCCCTTCTCCTGCTGGGATGCGCCGGTCCCGAGCCCGATCGCTCAGCCCCCGACCCGGACTGCCCGGCGAAGCTCGCGGCCAGCGGCGCCCGGTTCAGCCCGTGGCCTGCCGCTCCAGGTGGCGCCTGCGGGGTGAGCATGCCCCTGATCCTGGAGCAGGCGGGGCCGGACCTGATCCCGCCGCTCAAGACCGCCTGCGCGATGGCGGCCTCGCTTGCTGGGTTCATGCCCGAGATCGACCGTCTGGCCCTGCTGGAAACCGGCAGCAGGGTCACTGCCGTACTCACCGCCGGCAGTTGGGCCTGCCGGTCGATGACCGGCAATGCGGCGCGGCCGAGCCTGCATGCCTCCGGCCGCGCCGTCGACATCACCGGGTTCGTCCTGGCCGATGGCCGCCGCATCATGGTGGAGCGCGACTGGTACACGGGCGGCCCGCCGGGGCGCTTCCTGCGGGCCGTCGGCAAGGCTGCCTGCCGCCGGTTCCAGGTGGTCCTGGGTCCGCCCGCCGACCGCCACCATCGCGATCACCTCCATGTCGACATCGGCCCGTGGAGGCTCTGCCAGGTAGCCTGA
- the zapE gene encoding cell division protein ZapE, translated as MTGPLALYREKIATGALKADPDQERAAQRLQRLHDDLTAAPDDGGQGGFWSGLFKRKAAANGRQVRGVYLQGAVGRGKSMLMDLFVASSPEPKTRRVHFHAFMLEVQRRLHELRQDGGSEDPVGQFARTVASETRLLCFDEFHVVNIADAMILGRLFTGLFDAGVVIVATSNWPPERLYWNGLNRDRFLPFIDLLQSKVDVVSLDGPVDYRVERLRDLNTWFSPLGEAAGKEIERLFLALSDGSPGSPVDVPVGSRTLKVARADGPIALFDFPELCARPLGAADYLAIGSHFRVVFLTNVPILAPARRNEARRFMTLVDVLYESRRMLVVSADGRPDQLYPVGEGAFEFQRTVSRLMEMQSTAWLEMVRSASGDLPDFAPFALTSDLN; from the coding sequence GTGACCGGACCGCTCGCGCTCTACCGGGAGAAGATCGCCACGGGCGCCCTGAAGGCCGATCCGGACCAGGAGAGGGCGGCCCAGCGCCTGCAGCGTCTTCACGACGACCTGACGGCGGCGCCGGACGACGGTGGCCAGGGCGGGTTCTGGAGCGGATTGTTCAAGAGGAAGGCCGCTGCCAACGGGCGTCAGGTGCGGGGGGTCTACCTGCAGGGCGCGGTGGGGCGCGGCAAGTCGATGCTGATGGACCTGTTCGTGGCGAGCTCGCCCGAGCCCAAAACCCGGCGGGTCCACTTCCATGCGTTCATGCTGGAGGTGCAGCGGCGCCTGCACGAACTCCGCCAGGACGGCGGAAGCGAGGATCCGGTGGGGCAGTTCGCGCGCACGGTCGCCTCGGAGACCCGCCTACTCTGCTTCGACGAGTTTCATGTCGTCAACATCGCCGATGCCATGATCCTGGGGCGGCTGTTCACCGGGCTGTTCGATGCCGGCGTCGTGATCGTCGCCACCTCGAACTGGCCGCCCGAGCGGCTCTACTGGAACGGGCTGAACCGCGACCGCTTCCTGCCCTTCATCGACCTGCTGCAGAGCAAGGTCGACGTGGTGTCGCTGGACGGTCCGGTGGACTACCGGGTCGAGCGGCTGCGCGACCTCAACACCTGGTTCTCGCCCTTGGGCGAGGCGGCCGGCAAGGAGATCGAGCGGCTGTTCCTGGCGCTGAGCGACGGCAGCCCCGGAAGCCCGGTCGACGTGCCGGTCGGTTCGCGCACCCTCAAGGTCGCCCGTGCCGACGGTCCGATCGCCCTGTTCGACTTCCCCGAACTTTGCGCGCGGCCGCTGGGTGCGGCGGACTATCTAGCGATCGGCAGCCATTTCCGGGTGGTGTTCCTGACCAACGTGCCGATCCTGGCGCCGGCCCGGCGCAACGAGGCTCGCCGGTTCATGACGCTGGTCGACGTCCTCTATGAGAGCAGGCGGATGCTGGTGGTCAGTGCCGACGGCCGGCCGGACCAGCTCTATCCGGTGGGCGAGGGGGCGTTCGAGTTCCAGCGCACCGTCAGCCGGCTGATGGAGATGCAGAGCACCGCCTGGCTGGAGATGGTCCGTTCGGCCTCTGGCGACCTGCCGGATTTCGCTCCCTTCGCCCTGACCTCCGACCTGAACTAG